The Kineosporia sp. NBRC 101731 genome has a window encoding:
- a CDS encoding LysR family transcriptional regulator yields the protein MSIDSPDFTIDLRKLRLLREVEQRGTVAAAASALHLTPSAVSQQLAGLARELDVPLLEKQGRGVRLTGHARVLLGHAHAIEAQLERARADLAAFDDGLVGEVRVATLPTAVAAVLGPAMAQLRTERPALRVRARDADPVGAIRALDAGEVDVAITVDHPGGPRRDDPRYARIDLITDILDVVLHEDHPLSGSRTVDLSRLAGEEWISGNPHDACAAIADNACAAAGFIPDVRHWTVEYDALAALVSAGAGVGLLPRLAQPLRFGNVRTIPVAGPPPARLVYAITRAGRPADATTSIVLQKLREVAAARHDATSPLVP from the coding sequence ATGTCAATCGACAGTCCAGACTTCACAATCGATCTGCGTAAGCTGCGGCTGCTGCGGGAGGTCGAGCAGCGGGGCACCGTCGCGGCGGCGGCCTCGGCCCTGCACCTCACCCCCTCGGCCGTCAGCCAGCAGCTGGCCGGGCTGGCCCGTGAGCTGGACGTCCCCCTGCTGGAGAAGCAAGGTCGCGGCGTGCGGCTGACCGGGCACGCGCGGGTCCTGCTCGGGCACGCCCACGCGATCGAGGCCCAGCTGGAGCGCGCCCGGGCCGATCTGGCGGCGTTCGACGACGGCCTGGTCGGCGAGGTGCGCGTCGCCACCCTGCCGACCGCGGTGGCGGCCGTGCTCGGGCCGGCCATGGCCCAGCTGCGCACGGAACGACCGGCACTGCGGGTGCGCGCCCGCGACGCCGATCCGGTCGGGGCCATCCGGGCCCTGGACGCCGGGGAGGTCGATGTCGCCATTACCGTCGACCATCCCGGCGGCCCCCGGCGCGACGACCCGAGGTACGCCCGGATCGACCTGATCACCGACATCCTCGACGTGGTGCTGCACGAGGACCACCCCCTGTCCGGGAGCCGGACGGTCGACCTGAGCCGTCTGGCCGGTGAGGAGTGGATCTCCGGCAATCCCCACGACGCCTGCGCCGCGATTGCCGACAATGCCTGTGCGGCAGCTGGCTTCATTCCCGATGTGCGGCACTGGACAGTTGAGTACGACGCGCTCGCCGCCCTGGTCTCCGCCGGGGCCGGGGTCGGGCTGCTGCCCCGGCTGGCCCAGCCGCTGCGGTTCGGCAACGTGCGCACGATCCCGGTGGCCGGGCCGCCCCCCGCCCGGCTGGTGTACGCGATCACCCGGGCCGGCCGCCCCGCCGACGCCACCACGTCCATCGTTCTGCAGAAACTCCGTGAGGTCGCGGCGGCCCGTCACGACGCGACGTCTCCGCTAGTGCCGTAA
- a CDS encoding DUF3592 domain-containing protein: MRSQVGNWFRRCSMATRPGLGREHNPLRRRSDRIQGYCALGAVFLVLAVLPVAVIIGLQTWHHYSAISEQELASSHLVTATVVAADPETRLARSYLAEVSWTYPDRVAHSGHLAITQTTQVGDRVPLWVNDSGAMTAAPTTRLSVWLDTLGLGLGLTFAAVLVGLAGYRASRFALDRRRTHDLEVEWQRFNESRSQGYLN, from the coding sequence ATGAGGTCTCAGGTAGGGAACTGGTTCCGCCGTTGTTCGATGGCCACCCGGCCCGGACTGGGCCGGGAACACAACCCGTTACGCCGTCGCAGCGACCGGATCCAGGGCTATTGCGCGCTGGGGGCGGTGTTCCTCGTCCTGGCCGTCCTGCCCGTGGCGGTGATCATCGGTCTGCAGACCTGGCACCACTACTCCGCGATCTCCGAGCAGGAGCTCGCGTCGAGTCACCTGGTCACGGCCACGGTCGTCGCCGCTGATCCCGAAACCCGACTGGCCCGAAGCTATCTCGCCGAGGTTTCGTGGACGTACCCGGACCGGGTGGCGCACTCGGGCCACCTCGCCATCACCCAGACCACCCAGGTCGGTGACCGGGTGCCGTTGTGGGTCAACGACTCCGGCGCCATGACCGCGGCCCCGACCACACGGCTCAGCGTCTGGCTGGACACGCTCGGCCTCGGGCTGGGCCTGACCTTCGCGGCCGTGCTGGTGGGCCTCGCCGGGTACCGGGCCTCGCGGTTCGCGCTGGACCGGCGTCGCACCCATGATCTCGAGGTGGAGTGGCAGCGCTTCAACGAGAGCCGCTCGCAGGGATACCTCAACTAG
- a CDS encoding DMT family transporter, with protein MSRRAVILFLSLGLAWGIPYMFIKVAGEELSPSVLVLARTALAALLLVPITLLSRRHRAAVPRVLQHWKAVAAYTVVEVALPWVALNHAEQRLSSSTAAILISAVPVVGVVIALITRRAEKLGRRGGFGLLLGTAGVAALVGLDVNVSDLSAVAEMGVVVLGYAIGPVILSRYLGDLPGLPVVTVSIVLAALIYLPVVLLGPGLPSQMPSAKVLVAVGVLAVVCTAVAFLLLFALIGELGPVRATTIVYVNPVVAVIGGALFLGEKVTLWTVLGFGLVLTGSYLVNGTRRPAGPAAPAVPDPGRELQTA; from the coding sequence ATGAGCCGCCGAGCTGTGATCCTCTTCCTCTCCCTGGGCCTGGCCTGGGGTATCCCGTACATGTTCATCAAGGTGGCGGGCGAGGAGCTCTCGCCGTCGGTGCTCGTGCTGGCCCGCACCGCGCTGGCCGCCCTCCTGCTCGTACCGATCACCCTGCTCAGCCGGCGCCACCGCGCCGCCGTGCCCCGCGTCCTTCAGCACTGGAAGGCCGTGGCCGCCTACACCGTCGTGGAGGTGGCGCTGCCCTGGGTGGCCCTGAACCACGCCGAGCAGCGGCTGTCCAGCTCCACGGCCGCGATCCTGATCTCCGCCGTGCCCGTGGTCGGCGTGGTGATCGCCCTGATCACCCGCCGGGCCGAGAAGCTCGGTCGGCGGGGCGGTTTCGGCCTGCTGCTCGGCACCGCCGGGGTGGCCGCGCTGGTCGGGCTCGACGTGAACGTCTCCGACCTCTCGGCTGTGGCCGAGATGGGCGTGGTGGTGCTGGGTTACGCCATCGGCCCGGTCATCCTGTCGCGGTACCTGGGCGATCTGCCCGGTCTGCCGGTGGTGACCGTCAGTATCGTTCTGGCGGCCCTGATCTATCTGCCCGTGGTGCTGCTCGGGCCCGGCCTGCCCTCGCAGATGCCCTCGGCGAAGGTGCTCGTGGCGGTTGGCGTCCTGGCCGTGGTCTGCACCGCCGTCGCCTTCCTGCTGCTGTTCGCCCTGATCGGGGAGCTCGGCCCGGTGCGCGCCACCACCATCGTCTACGTGAACCCGGTGGTCGCCGTGATCGGTGGTGCCCTGTTCCTCGGCGAGAAGGTCACCCTCTGGACCGTGCTCGGGTTCGGCCTCGTGCTGACCGGGTCGTACCTGGTCAACGGCACCCGGCGCCCGGCCGGCCCGGCCGCCCCGGCCGTGCCGGACCCCGGGCGGGAACTGCAGACCGCCTGA
- a CDS encoding serine/threonine-protein kinase: MHAPGDVIAGYEIEGFIARGGMAVVYRARDRLLGRRVALKLIAPELAGNDKFRQRFIRESELAASIDHPNVLPIYAAGEAEGESGGLLYIAMRYVDGQDLGRLIAESGRLGPDLVLTLFTQVAAALDTAHEHGLVHRDVKPGNILLSRSTTGTHVYLTDFGLTKRSSSLSGFTTAGHFIGTIAYVAPEQISGQEVSSAVDVYAMGCVLYEALSGVPPFQRDDDAAMLWAHMQSDPEPLSVLVPGLPPAVDAVIGRAMAKDPAERTRSCRDVIAQLRQALGHEPLPGPRHPPTDSMDDQPSLNEPVAAPPSPGAPLVATTDDPARKPRRTPWIVATLAVTALLATAFVVLPRWLGPDYVSYEGTDAATSWLAFDRPAEWAPHSNLSKTCFCTNQYGGVLETGDWTNVIAAIAGGTSVEGLYAKQSGRLDLEDATAVSQHLETFLAENKKSLGTPVRTTVDDRSAWKVEGTLIASKNPDLRLTIRYLMVMSASGRDTDQIVLFSRDQDYEKLSGRLDRVEKSLHFLENG; encoded by the coding sequence ATGCACGCCCCCGGCGACGTGATCGCCGGCTACGAGATCGAGGGTTTCATCGCCCGGGGCGGGATGGCGGTGGTGTACCGGGCCCGCGACCGCCTCCTGGGACGGCGGGTGGCGCTGAAGCTGATCGCCCCGGAACTGGCGGGCAACGACAAGTTCCGACAGCGCTTCATCCGGGAGTCGGAGCTGGCGGCGAGCATCGATCATCCGAACGTGCTGCCCATCTACGCCGCGGGTGAGGCTGAAGGGGAGAGCGGGGGCCTCCTCTACATCGCGATGCGCTACGTCGACGGACAGGACCTGGGCCGGCTGATCGCGGAGTCGGGACGGCTCGGACCCGATCTCGTGCTGACGCTGTTCACCCAGGTCGCGGCGGCCCTGGACACCGCCCACGAGCACGGCCTGGTGCACCGCGACGTGAAGCCGGGCAACATCCTGCTGTCCCGGTCCACGACCGGGACCCACGTCTACCTGACCGATTTCGGCCTGACGAAACGCTCGAGCAGCCTGTCCGGGTTCACCACCGCGGGGCACTTCATCGGCACCATCGCCTACGTCGCGCCGGAACAGATCTCCGGGCAGGAAGTTTCCTCCGCAGTAGACGTGTACGCAATGGGATGCGTTCTCTACGAGGCGCTCTCCGGAGTTCCTCCGTTCCAGCGGGACGACGACGCGGCGATGCTCTGGGCCCACATGCAGTCCGATCCGGAGCCGCTGTCCGTTCTGGTCCCGGGCCTTCCCCCGGCCGTGGACGCCGTGATCGGCCGGGCGATGGCGAAAGACCCGGCCGAACGGACCCGCTCGTGCCGCGACGTGATCGCGCAGCTTCGCCAGGCGCTCGGCCACGAACCGCTGCCCGGCCCGAGGCACCCACCCACCGACTCCATGGACGACCAACCCAGCCTGAACGAGCCGGTCGCCGCACCCCCGTCGCCCGGCGCACCCCTGGTCGCCACCACCGACGATCCCGCCCGCAAGCCCCGCCGGACCCCCTGGATCGTCGCCACCCTGGCCGTGACAGCTCTGCTGGCAACCGCTTTCGTCGTGCTTCCGCGCTGGCTGGGCCCGGACTACGTGAGCTACGAGGGCACCGACGCGGCCACCTCGTGGCTGGCGTTCGACCGGCCGGCGGAATGGGCGCCGCACTCGAACCTGAGCAAGACCTGTTTCTGCACCAACCAGTACGGCGGGGTACTGGAGACCGGCGACTGGACGAACGTGATCGCGGCGATCGCGGGCGGCACCAGCGTGGAGGGGCTCTACGCGAAACAGAGCGGGCGGCTGGACCTCGAGGACGCGACAGCGGTGAGCCAGCATCTGGAGACGTTCCTGGCCGAGAACAAGAAGAGCCTGGGCACCCCGGTGCGCACCACCGTGGACGACCGTTCGGCCTGGAAGGTCGAGGGCACCCTGATCGCCAGCAAGAACCCGGACCTGCGGCTGACCATCCGCTACCTGATGGTGATGTCGGCCTCCGGGCGCGACACCGACCAGATCGTGCTGTTCAGCCGTGACCAGGACTACGAGAAACTCTCGGGACGCCTGGACCGGGTGGAGAAGTCTTTACACTTCCTGGAGAACGGCTAG
- a CDS encoding BTAD domain-containing putative transcriptional regulator — protein MAVRVGLLGPLELHVDDRPVPVKGRRRRAVLALLAAAGGRTVTTGTLLEEAFFDVENPAPNTLHVHVSQLRSLLAPYGAALERQGTGYRLDASVVSSDAAELDRVLAAVRTAPARIGELRTMLDAWRGGFCEDVAVPALEGRRAFYTDLRISAWEAVFDAELQTGGAADLPERIEHLLTEAPLRERLWGQLMLALNVAGRQGEALAAYRRARTVLADETGLDPGPALRELETMILRQADSVDTMGASAPVLPVSTAPTLVWLDASGALKARPMLDRAPLVIGRSADCDVRIDWDPLVSRRHATIARTAGGFEVRDLGSTNGVLVDGERVDQVAAIGLRGTVQVGDVALFLRGPSERVGSRQPTVKSRKPEI, from the coding sequence GTGGCTGTCCGCGTAGGGCTGCTCGGCCCGCTCGAACTGCACGTCGACGACCGGCCGGTGCCGGTGAAGGGCCGGCGCCGCCGGGCGGTGCTGGCCCTGCTGGCGGCCGCCGGCGGGCGCACCGTCACCACCGGGACCCTGCTCGAGGAAGCCTTCTTCGACGTCGAGAACCCCGCCCCGAACACGCTGCACGTGCACGTCTCCCAGCTGCGCTCGCTGCTCGCGCCGTACGGCGCGGCGCTGGAACGTCAGGGCACCGGTTACCGTCTCGACGCGTCCGTGGTGTCGAGCGACGCGGCCGAGCTGGACCGGGTGCTTGCGGCCGTGCGCACCGCCCCCGCCCGCATCGGTGAACTGCGCACGATGCTGGACGCGTGGCGCGGCGGCTTCTGCGAGGACGTCGCCGTCCCCGCCCTGGAGGGCCGCCGGGCCTTCTACACCGACCTGCGGATCAGTGCCTGGGAGGCGGTTTTCGACGCCGAACTGCAGACCGGGGGCGCCGCCGACCTGCCCGAGCGCATCGAGCACCTGCTCACCGAAGCTCCTCTGCGTGAGCGGCTCTGGGGGCAGTTGATGCTCGCGCTGAACGTGGCGGGGCGGCAGGGCGAGGCCCTGGCCGCGTACCGGCGCGCCCGCACGGTGCTCGCCGACGAGACCGGGCTCGATCCCGGGCCGGCGCTGCGTGAGCTGGAGACGATGATCCTGCGGCAGGCCGACTCGGTGGACACGATGGGTGCCTCGGCCCCGGTGCTGCCCGTCAGCACCGCGCCCACCCTGGTCTGGCTCGACGCCTCCGGCGCCCTCAAGGCCCGGCCGATGCTCGACCGCGCCCCGCTGGTCATCGGCCGCTCCGCCGACTGCGACGTCCGCATCGACTGGGACCCGCTGGTCTCCCGGCGCCACGCCACGATCGCCCGCACGGCCGGGGGTTTCGAGGTCCGCGACCTGGGCTCGACCAACGGGGTGCTGGTCGACGGCGAGCGGGTGGACCAGGTCGCCGCCATCGGGTTGCGGGGTACCGTGCAGGTGGGTGACGTGGCCTTGTTCCTGCGCGGGCCGTCGGAGCGGGTCGGCTCGCGCCAGCCCACGGTGAAGTCGAGAAAGCCTGAAATCTAG
- a CDS encoding VOC family protein: MPTISPSLWFDGNAQEAVGFYTRVFPNSSILRTSYFGPGTPGPEGEVMAIDFELDGRPFNAINGGPQFPFTEAVSFAVLCGDQAEVDHYWFGLSADGGQEVQCGWLKDRFGVSWQVVPRVLGELIADPDPGRRDRATQALLGMKRLVIADLLKAADGNETDGN, from the coding sequence ATGCCCACCATCAGTCCCAGCCTGTGGTTCGACGGCAACGCGCAGGAGGCCGTCGGCTTCTACACCCGGGTGTTCCCGAACTCGTCGATCCTGCGCACCTCCTACTTCGGGCCCGGCACGCCCGGGCCGGAGGGGGAGGTGATGGCGATCGACTTCGAGCTCGACGGCCGGCCGTTCAACGCCATCAACGGCGGCCCGCAGTTCCCGTTCACCGAAGCCGTCTCGTTCGCCGTGCTGTGCGGTGACCAGGCCGAGGTGGACCACTACTGGTTCGGCCTGAGTGCCGACGGCGGGCAGGAGGTGCAGTGCGGCTGGCTGAAAGACCGGTTCGGAGTGTCCTGGCAGGTGGTTCCCCGGGTGCTCGGTGAGCTGATCGCCGACCCGGATCCCGGTCGCCGCGACCGGGCGACCCAGGCCCTGCTCGGGATGAAGCGGCTCGTGATCGCCGACCTGCTGAAGGCCGCCGACGGAAACGAGACCGACGGAAACTAG
- a CDS encoding LCP family protein: MSPAAAGPPGPPGRQDDSDRPTRHARVRARRRRWLRITLYGLVVLLVLSAGGGYFVFRRLNGNISSSALFTGTTGGAGVQKADDQGRFPVNVLVIGTDSRASKENCKLGGACDETHNNADVELLVHVSADRTNITAMSIPRDTMTDLPGCKNATTGESVAARYGQINTSLQYGPGCTVAAIHQLTGITIDHFAMVDFSGVIDMSDATGGVQICVDNNVYDTYSHLKLSKGKHTLKGEAALQFVRTRHGFGDGSDLGRTYGQHAFLAAAIRSLKDKGTLLNPTKLYSVASAATKALTVDEGLDSIPKLIDLATEFNKVDTDRITFTTMQTVPDPNNANRVVPAAAAQKLFDTILDDRSLSKDKNAATSTTTASPSATAATYFSVQVRNRSGKDGRARKVTQTLKGDGYIAATDSSTGTAQERTSILYSGKYQLDQAQQLASDLGVPSSLLAVDPDVEVVTLVVGEDWTTGATYPQLTDEEREDALTDSHASSAKTAGCVPVSTQNTVTYNGVSMSPIRAYALATGVKDSGS, translated from the coding sequence GTGAGCCCGGCTGCTGCCGGCCCCCCGGGGCCTCCGGGACGCCAGGACGACAGCGACCGGCCGACACGCCACGCGCGGGTCCGGGCCCGGCGCCGCCGCTGGTTGCGCATCACTCTCTACGGCCTGGTGGTGCTGCTCGTCCTCTCCGCCGGCGGCGGCTACTTCGTGTTCCGCCGGCTGAACGGCAACATCTCCTCGTCGGCGCTGTTCACCGGCACCACCGGTGGCGCCGGGGTGCAGAAGGCCGACGACCAGGGCCGCTTCCCGGTCAACGTGCTCGTCATCGGCACCGACTCGCGGGCGTCGAAGGAGAACTGCAAGCTCGGCGGCGCCTGCGACGAGACCCACAACAACGCGGACGTCGAGCTGCTGGTGCACGTCTCGGCCGACCGCACCAACATCACCGCGATGAGCATCCCGCGGGACACGATGACCGACCTGCCCGGCTGCAAGAACGCCACGACCGGCGAGAGCGTGGCCGCGCGCTACGGCCAGATCAACACCAGCCTGCAGTACGGCCCCGGCTGCACGGTGGCCGCGATCCACCAGCTCACCGGCATCACGATCGACCACTTCGCGATGGTCGACTTCTCCGGGGTGATCGACATGTCCGACGCCACCGGCGGGGTGCAGATCTGCGTGGACAACAACGTCTACGACACCTACTCGCACCTGAAGCTGTCCAAGGGCAAACACACGCTCAAGGGCGAGGCGGCCCTGCAGTTCGTGCGCACGCGCCACGGTTTCGGCGACGGTAGCGACCTGGGCCGCACCTACGGCCAGCACGCGTTCCTGGCGGCGGCGATCCGCTCGCTGAAGGACAAGGGCACGCTGCTGAACCCGACGAAGCTGTACTCGGTGGCCAGCGCGGCGACCAAGGCGCTGACGGTGGACGAGGGCCTGGACAGCATCCCGAAGCTGATCGACCTGGCCACGGAGTTCAACAAGGTCGACACCGACCGCATCACCTTCACCACGATGCAGACCGTGCCGGACCCGAACAACGCCAACCGCGTGGTGCCGGCCGCGGCCGCCCAGAAGCTCTTCGACACGATCCTCGACGACCGGTCGCTGAGCAAGGACAAGAACGCGGCGACGTCCACCACCACTGCGAGCCCGAGCGCCACGGCCGCCACGTACTTCTCGGTGCAGGTGCGCAACCGCAGCGGCAAGGACGGCCGGGCCCGGAAGGTGACGCAGACCCTCAAGGGCGACGGCTACATCGCGGCCACCGACTCCAGCACCGGTACGGCGCAGGAACGCACGTCGATCCTCTACAGCGGCAAGTACCAGCTCGACCAGGCCCAGCAGCTGGCCTCCGACCTCGGCGTGCCCTCGTCGCTGCTCGCGGTGGACCCGGACGTCGAGGTGGTGACCCTGGTGGTGGGCGAGGACTGGACCACCGGCGCGACCTATCCCCAGCTCACCGACGAGGAACGCGAGGACGCCCTCACCGACTCGCACGCCTCCTCCGCCAAGACCGCGGGTTGTGTCCCGGTCAGCACCCAGAACACCGTCACCTACAACGGTGTCTCGATGTCGCCGATCCGGGCCTACGCGCTCGCGACGGGTGTGAAGGACTCCGGCTCCTGA
- a CDS encoding thioredoxin domain-containing protein, protein MPLTATSEAAFAADVLASPRPVLVDFSAGWCPPCQMIEPVLEQIATDEAARLRVLTVDVDENPVVADLYAVTSMPTLVLFRGGQEVARVQGVKPRELILAELRPWLSA, encoded by the coding sequence ATGCCCCTGACCGCCACCTCCGAGGCCGCGTTCGCCGCCGACGTGCTGGCCAGTCCCCGGCCGGTGCTGGTCGACTTCTCGGCCGGCTGGTGCCCGCCCTGCCAGATGATCGAGCCGGTGCTCGAGCAGATCGCCACCGACGAGGCCGCCCGGCTGCGCGTGCTCACCGTCGACGTGGACGAGAACCCGGTGGTGGCCGACCTCTACGCCGTCACCTCGATGCCCACCCTCGTCCTGTTCCGGGGTGGGCAGGAGGTCGCCCGGGTGCAGGGCGTCAAGCCGCGTGAGCTGATCCTCGCGGAATTGCGCCCGTGGCTGTCCGCGTAG
- a CDS encoding VOC family protein, which translates to MQIRWMTIFLDFPSPEFGAGVEFWRRVTGSRLSAPRGEDGEFVTLLPSTGDAYLRAQGLGSGPARTHLDLHVDPERRADAVAGAVALGASTVLRGEEHDVLTSPGGYPFCFVPWEGESVVPSPEGKARLDQLCLDIPPALWDSETRFWSDLTGWELNPLGASEFTRLRQPAGLPVKLLLQRLDDAADTVVSHLDLAAPARACLAPVHAAAGAVVGPANEEWTVMTDPLGRPYCLTGRTP; encoded by the coding sequence GTGCAGATTCGCTGGATGACGATCTTCCTGGACTTCCCGAGCCCCGAGTTCGGGGCGGGGGTGGAGTTCTGGCGCCGGGTCACCGGTAGCCGGCTCTCGGCCCCCCGGGGAGAGGACGGCGAGTTCGTCACGCTGCTTCCCTCCACGGGCGACGCGTACCTGCGGGCCCAGGGGCTGGGGTCCGGGCCGGCCCGGACACACCTGGACCTGCACGTCGACCCGGAACGGCGGGCCGACGCCGTGGCGGGAGCGGTTGCCCTCGGGGCGTCGACCGTTCTGCGGGGCGAGGAGCACGACGTGCTCACCAGCCCGGGTGGTTACCCGTTCTGCTTCGTGCCCTGGGAGGGGGAGAGTGTCGTCCCCTCGCCCGAGGGCAAGGCCCGCCTCGACCAGCTGTGCCTCGACATTCCGCCCGCGCTGTGGGATTCCGAGACCCGCTTCTGGTCGGATCTGACCGGCTGGGAGCTGAATCCCCTCGGTGCGTCCGAGTTCACCCGGTTGCGGCAGCCCGCCGGGCTGCCGGTGAAACTGCTGCTGCAACGGCTGGACGACGCCGCGGACACCGTCGTCTCACACCTCGATCTGGCCGCACCCGCACGCGCCTGCCTCGCGCCGGTCCACGCCGCCGCGGGTGCGGTCGTGGGCCCGGCGAACGAGGAGTGGACCGTCATGACCGATCCGCTGGGGCGGCCCTACTGCCTCACCGGGCGCACCCCCTAG
- a CDS encoding GntR family transcriptional regulator, producing MTAGGGSGRTAHRDVTERLREAIVTGSLQTGTHLVQSELAAGLDVSVTPVREALRELESQGLIDSDPFRGATVHGISLDELEEIHELRRLLLPLAVRERIALVTDAEIDEARAVLARLTPDLPNREWVQTDRALRQMLVGTPQRRNLRAILRRLSDVSELYAGLAVHSEADRRRALAGNREMLQAYAERQTGRAVTLTLRRLDEATRLTAAALTRAS from the coding sequence ATGACGGCGGGCGGAGGTTCTGGTCGCACGGCACATCGTGACGTCACCGAGCGACTGCGGGAGGCGATCGTCACCGGAAGCCTGCAGACCGGTACACATCTGGTGCAGAGCGAACTGGCGGCAGGCCTCGACGTCAGCGTCACCCCGGTGCGGGAGGCTCTGCGTGAGCTGGAGAGCCAGGGCCTGATCGACTCCGACCCGTTCCGCGGGGCGACCGTGCACGGCATCAGCCTCGACGAACTCGAGGAGATCCACGAGCTCCGGCGCCTGCTCCTGCCCCTGGCCGTGCGGGAACGTATCGCCCTCGTCACCGACGCCGAGATCGACGAGGCCCGTGCCGTGCTGGCCCGGCTGACGCCCGACCTGCCCAATCGCGAGTGGGTGCAGACCGACCGCGCCCTACGGCAGATGCTGGTCGGCACTCCGCAACGGCGCAACCTGCGGGCCATTCTGCGCCGCCTGTCCGACGTCTCGGAGCTCTACGCCGGGCTGGCCGTGCACAGTGAGGCCGACCGCCGCCGGGCGCTGGCCGGCAACCGGGAGATGCTCCAGGCCTACGCCGAGCGGCAGACCGGCCGGGCCGTCACGCTCACCCTGCGCCGCCTCGACGAGGCGACCCGGCTGACCGCGGCGGCCCTGACCCGCGCTAGTTGA